Proteins from a genomic interval of Papaver somniferum cultivar HN1 chromosome 4, ASM357369v1, whole genome shotgun sequence:
- the LOC113274210 gene encoding protein ALTERED XYLOGLUCAN 4-like isoform X2 encodes MQSTFLERSPENSYSFLTWFIRPRIQTPMIFEKVDPPQISLNYSTMTVKSSSSASTWFILSALGTASIYIVFIFYSLNPFDLNTTSSLIINSDYSVAEKDNASSVIINPDYNVTEKNKCDLFKGHWVPDPTRPLYTNLSCPTLPDSKNCAKYGRKDSDYLNWRWKPQDCDLPRFDSNIFLSILRSKRLAFVGDSVARNHMESLLCLLSQDQTPLEWWRGFEDRDITFYFPSYDFTLMVFWANTLVLANERVINGSKTGVIDLHLDKVDHYWAILLPALDYLIISDAHWFFRKSYLYEGGQLIGCIYCDESNVTQLNVPFAIGKAFRSTLEYIDECEQCNGLVTLLRTFAPSHFENGFWNTGGYCNRTSPYSEEQVNFDGHETELRNSQVKEIERIRNISEKRGNNKRYEIVDITRAMIMRPDGHPGSYWNNKNAHGHDDCAHWCLPGPIDVWNDLLMAVLQKIDGSSIG; translated from the exons ATGCAATCAACATTCCTTGAACGTTCACCAGAAAATTCTTACAGTTTTCTAACCTGGTTTATTAGACCCAGAATACAAACACCCATGATTTTTGAAAAAGTGGATCCACCTCAAATCTCACTAAACTATTCGACAATGACTGTGAAATCATCTTCTAGTGCTTCGACCTGGTTTATATTGTCGGCACTTGGTACAGCCTCAATTTACATTGTCTTCATTTTCTATTCTTTAAATCCTTTTGATCTCAATACAACAAGTTCTCTCATCATCAATTCAG ACTACAGTGTTGCTGAGAAGGATAATGCAAGTTCTGTCATCATCAATCCTG ACTACAACGTTACTGAGAAGAACAAGTGTGACTTGTTTAAGGGTCACTGGGTTCCAGACCCAACAAGACCACTTTATACAAATTTGAGTTGTCCAACGCTGCCTGATTCAAAGAATTGTGCTAAATATGGAAGGAAAGATTCTGACTATTTGAACTGGAGATGGAAACCACAAGACTGTGACCTCCCAAGGTTTGATTCTAACATCTTCTTGTCAATCCTTCGAAGTAAAAGGTTAGCATTTGTTGGTGATTCTGTTGCTAGAAATCATATGGAGTCGCTCCTTTGTCTTCTATCTCAG GACCAAACTCCGTTGGAATGGTGGAGGGGCTTCGAAGATCGAGACATAACATTCTACTTTCCGTCATATGATTTCACTCTAATGGTCTTCTGGGCAAATACCTTGGTCCTTGCAAACGAGAGAGTAATTAACGGTTCTAAAACTGGCGTGATCGACTTGCACCTTGACAAGGTTGACCATTATTGGGCTATACTATTACCAGCTTTGGATTACTTAATTATCTCCGATGCTCACTGGTTCTTCCGAAAGAGCTACTTGTATGAAGGTGGTCAACTTATTGGTTGTATCTATTGCGACGAATCAAATGTCACTCAACTAAACGTTCCATTTGCCATTGGAAAAGCATTTAGATCAACACTTGAATACATTGATGAATGCGAACAGTGTAATGGCTTAGTTACTTTGCTAAGAACATTTGCACCGTCACATTTTGAAAATGGGTTTTGGAATACTGGAGGATACTGTAACAGAACAAGTCCTTACAGTGAAGAGCAAGTCAACTTCGATGGCCATGAAACGGAACTCAGGAATTCTCAAGTGAAAGAGATAGAGAGAATTAGGAACATAAGTGAGAAGAGAGGGAATAACAAGAGATATGAGATCGTGGACATAACCAGAGCTATGATAATGAGACCTGATGGGCATCCTGGGTCTTATTGGAACAATAAAAATGCACATGGTCATGATGACTGCGCTCATTGGTGTTTGCCAGGACCCATCGATGTCTGGAACGATCTGTTGATGGCTGTGCTGCAGAAGATAGATGGATCGTCCATTGGTTAA
- the LOC113274210 gene encoding protein ALTERED XYLOGLUCAN 4-like isoform X1: protein MQSTFLERSPENSYSFLTWFIRPRIQTPMIFEKVDPPQISLNYSTMTVKSSSSASTWFILSALGTASIYIVFIFYSLNPFDLNTTSSLIINSDTDYSVAEKDNASSVIINPDYNVTEKNKCDLFKGHWVPDPTRPLYTNLSCPTLPDSKNCAKYGRKDSDYLNWRWKPQDCDLPRFDSNIFLSILRSKRLAFVGDSVARNHMESLLCLLSQDQTPLEWWRGFEDRDITFYFPSYDFTLMVFWANTLVLANERVINGSKTGVIDLHLDKVDHYWAILLPALDYLIISDAHWFFRKSYLYEGGQLIGCIYCDESNVTQLNVPFAIGKAFRSTLEYIDECEQCNGLVTLLRTFAPSHFENGFWNTGGYCNRTSPYSEEQVNFDGHETELRNSQVKEIERIRNISEKRGNNKRYEIVDITRAMIMRPDGHPGSYWNNKNAHGHDDCAHWCLPGPIDVWNDLLMAVLQKIDGSSIG, encoded by the exons ATGCAATCAACATTCCTTGAACGTTCACCAGAAAATTCTTACAGTTTTCTAACCTGGTTTATTAGACCCAGAATACAAACACCCATGATTTTTGAAAAAGTGGATCCACCTCAAATCTCACTAAACTATTCGACAATGACTGTGAAATCATCTTCTAGTGCTTCGACCTGGTTTATATTGTCGGCACTTGGTACAGCCTCAATTTACATTGTCTTCATTTTCTATTCTTTAAATCCTTTTGATCTCAATACAACAAGTTCTCTCATCATCAATTCAG ATACAGACTACAGTGTTGCTGAGAAGGATAATGCAAGTTCTGTCATCATCAATCCTG ACTACAACGTTACTGAGAAGAACAAGTGTGACTTGTTTAAGGGTCACTGGGTTCCAGACCCAACAAGACCACTTTATACAAATTTGAGTTGTCCAACGCTGCCTGATTCAAAGAATTGTGCTAAATATGGAAGGAAAGATTCTGACTATTTGAACTGGAGATGGAAACCACAAGACTGTGACCTCCCAAGGTTTGATTCTAACATCTTCTTGTCAATCCTTCGAAGTAAAAGGTTAGCATTTGTTGGTGATTCTGTTGCTAGAAATCATATGGAGTCGCTCCTTTGTCTTCTATCTCAG GACCAAACTCCGTTGGAATGGTGGAGGGGCTTCGAAGATCGAGACATAACATTCTACTTTCCGTCATATGATTTCACTCTAATGGTCTTCTGGGCAAATACCTTGGTCCTTGCAAACGAGAGAGTAATTAACGGTTCTAAAACTGGCGTGATCGACTTGCACCTTGACAAGGTTGACCATTATTGGGCTATACTATTACCAGCTTTGGATTACTTAATTATCTCCGATGCTCACTGGTTCTTCCGAAAGAGCTACTTGTATGAAGGTGGTCAACTTATTGGTTGTATCTATTGCGACGAATCAAATGTCACTCAACTAAACGTTCCATTTGCCATTGGAAAAGCATTTAGATCAACACTTGAATACATTGATGAATGCGAACAGTGTAATGGCTTAGTTACTTTGCTAAGAACATTTGCACCGTCACATTTTGAAAATGGGTTTTGGAATACTGGAGGATACTGTAACAGAACAAGTCCTTACAGTGAAGAGCAAGTCAACTTCGATGGCCATGAAACGGAACTCAGGAATTCTCAAGTGAAAGAGATAGAGAGAATTAGGAACATAAGTGAGAAGAGAGGGAATAACAAGAGATATGAGATCGTGGACATAACCAGAGCTATGATAATGAGACCTGATGGGCATCCTGGGTCTTATTGGAACAATAAAAATGCACATGGTCATGATGACTGCGCTCATTGGTGTTTGCCAGGACCCATCGATGTCTGGAACGATCTGTTGATGGCTGTGCTGCAGAAGATAGATGGATCGTCCATTGGTTAA
- the LOC113276394 gene encoding uncharacterized protein LOC113276394 — protein sequence MSSQGYAIQLFFDPALENQVLKAWNVLARRQISTQLIEMESRPHITLLSSPVLDPPKLQNLIKNFASKQEPLSLSMSAIGSFPGEGNVLFLSPNPTSSLLQFHAQLCDALRKENIEIGEEYLPDSWIPHCTVAKEVPRSRIGEAFCILRDLKLPISGYAMDIGLVEFSPVVRELLSFPLGDALEA from the coding sequence ATGTCTTCTCAAGGTTATGCAATTCAACTCTTCTTTGATCCAGCTTTAGAAAACCAAGTTTTAAAAGCATGGAATGTTTTAGCTCGTAGACAGATCAGTACACAGCTTATAGAAATGGAATCTAGACCTCATATAACTCTTCTATCTAGTCCTGTACTTGATCCACCTAAACTACAAAACCTTATAAAGAACTTCGCTTCAAAGCAAGAGCCATTATCATTGTCTATGTCTGCAATTGGGAGTTTTCCTGGTGAAGGAAATGTTTTGTTTCTTTCACCTAATCCTACTTCATCACTACTTCAATTTCATGCGCAATTATGTGATGCCCTGCGAAAAGAGAATATTGAAATTGGTGAGGAGTATTTGCCAGATTCATGGATACCTCATTGTACAGTAGCCAAAGAAGTGCCAAGGAGTAGGATTGGTGAAGCTTTTTGTATTTTAAGAGATCTGAAATTGCCTATTTCTGGCTATGCTATGGATATTGGATTGGTTGAGTTTTCGCCTGTGGTTCGAGAGCTACTGTCCTTTCCTCTTGGGGATGCATTAGAAGCTTAA